A region of Candidatus Hadarchaeales archaeon DNA encodes the following proteins:
- a CDS encoding DNA polymerase II large subunit, whose amino-acid sequence MMQASPEMMKYFEEIKNGIDKAYEVARKARSKGLDPEPYVEIPIAGSMAERVEELVGPPGVAKVIKELLEKLKQKERVAFTVAEMIVEGKFGEEENKEKLAEQALRTALAILTEGVVVAPLEGIVEVKIKENSDRTNYLAIYYAGPIRAAGGTPAALSVLLADFIRRKLYLSPYKPTEQEVERYVEEVELYKTFVAPGQYVPSSEEIRKYVWNLPIEITGEATEEIEVFSFRNLPRVEHNGIRGGAILVLVEGVMQKSAKILKYVRELNLDGWEWLSEVVGSEKVEEAFRQPNQYLEETIGGRPVLALPRSSGARGGFRLRYGRSRTTGIAAVGIHPATMVICRDFIAIGTQLKTERPGKGGAATPVDSIEGPIVRLKDGSVVQLSSAEEARRVKNDIAEILFLGDILIGFGEFLENNHKLMPAGYCEEWWAQEVEKALGDVPEDLQRYIKPPYPRPSPQLAVELSEKHKIPLHPSYTYFYEDLDPGELFDLAKWLSSGIASFGPSGLEKLEVPMDEYCKRFLEEIGVPHKVENNKVIIEEHALPLCKTLGLLDGQNLTVERFTQIYQSTSPAESFDLISKLAPFPVRRKGGTFIGVRMGRPEKAKERMMKPPVHVLFPVGQEGGKERNIVEAEKVSTEIAIITCKKCGKRLIGRKCDFCGGEGEYKTGCPECGQTGEGRCTIHKKSSSPFAKITIDVRELLKKALEKIGEEKPSLLKGVQGLTSECKIPEPLEKGILRAKHRVFIFKDGTIRFDATNVPLTHFRPKEIGVSVEMLRKLGYEKDIYGNQLERDDQLLELKVQDLVISKKAADYLLRVSKFLDELLVKFYELEPFYNLKSQEDLVGHLVLALAPHTSVGVVGRIIGFVDANVYYAHPYFHAAKRRDCDGDEDCVMLLLDPLINFSRRFLPAGRGGRMDAPLVLNPFVDPEEVDKEVHNMDIMWRYPLEFYEATWEGKSLSEVLQFMETVAKRLGTEKQYERFGFTLDTSDIAGGPKESAYSVLETMEEKVKLQLELGKVIRSVDERTVAEIIVEHHFLRDMKGNMRTFGSQKVRCIVCNKKYRRIPLKGICDCGGKLVLTVSRGNIEKYMQMAWQIAKKYSVSEYTKQRLMLMKKEIESIFESDEIKQVSLADFL is encoded by the coding sequence ATGATGCAAGCTTCGCCTGAGATGATGAAATATTTCGAAGAAATTAAAAATGGGATAGACAAGGCCTATGAGGTCGCGAGGAAAGCCAGATCAAAAGGTTTGGATCCAGAGCCGTACGTTGAGATACCGATTGCCGGGAGCATGGCTGAAAGGGTTGAAGAGTTAGTCGGGCCACCCGGAGTGGCTAAGGTCATTAAAGAACTTCTAGAAAAATTGAAGCAGAAGGAAAGAGTTGCCTTTACAGTTGCTGAAATGATTGTCGAAGGAAAGTTTGGGGAGGAAGAAAACAAAGAAAAACTAGCTGAACAGGCCCTTAGGACCGCGCTTGCGATTCTCACCGAGGGGGTAGTCGTGGCACCACTGGAGGGGATCGTTGAGGTAAAAATAAAGGAAAACAGTGACAGAACAAATTATCTAGCAATCTACTATGCTGGGCCGATAAGAGCAGCCGGAGGGACACCAGCAGCGCTTTCCGTTTTGCTCGCGGATTTCATCAGACGCAAACTCTATCTTTCTCCTTACAAACCTACGGAGCAAGAAGTTGAAAGGTACGTCGAGGAGGTCGAACTATATAAAACGTTCGTTGCACCGGGCCAGTATGTCCCATCTTCGGAAGAAATAAGAAAGTACGTTTGGAATTTGCCGATCGAGATAACCGGTGAGGCAACGGAAGAAATCGAGGTTTTTTCCTTTAGAAATCTTCCGAGGGTCGAACACAACGGGATTCGAGGAGGCGCTATTCTAGTTCTCGTTGAAGGGGTAATGCAGAAGTCTGCAAAAATTCTGAAATATGTGAGAGAACTCAACCTCGACGGATGGGAATGGCTGTCGGAGGTTGTCGGATCGGAAAAGGTCGAGGAGGCCTTCAGACAGCCAAATCAATATCTTGAGGAGACGATAGGTGGACGACCAGTTCTTGCTCTCCCCAGAAGCTCCGGGGCGCGTGGAGGTTTCAGGCTGAGATATGGAAGGTCGCGAACAACAGGTATTGCGGCTGTCGGAATTCATCCGGCGACTATGGTGATATGCAGAGATTTCATCGCCATCGGAACGCAGTTGAAGACGGAGAGACCTGGAAAAGGAGGAGCGGCCACACCAGTTGATTCGATTGAAGGTCCGATTGTGAGACTGAAAGATGGATCTGTTGTGCAGCTGTCCTCCGCTGAAGAAGCAAGGAGAGTAAAGAACGACATCGCCGAGATCCTCTTCTTGGGAGACATCCTTATCGGTTTTGGCGAATTCCTCGAGAACAATCATAAGTTGATGCCAGCCGGATATTGCGAGGAGTGGTGGGCACAGGAGGTTGAAAAAGCGCTCGGTGATGTCCCAGAAGATTTACAGAGATACATAAAACCGCCATATCCGAGACCTTCCCCTCAGCTGGCTGTGGAATTAAGCGAAAAACACAAAATTCCGCTTCATCCCTCTTATACATACTTCTACGAAGACTTGGATCCGGGAGAGTTGTTTGATCTTGCCAAATGGCTGTCCAGCGGAATAGCTTCGTTTGGTCCGTCAGGATTGGAAAAACTCGAAGTTCCGATGGATGAATATTGCAAGAGATTTTTGGAGGAAATAGGAGTTCCACACAAAGTGGAAAACAACAAAGTCATAATCGAGGAGCATGCTCTTCCTCTGTGCAAAACTCTTGGGCTTCTGGATGGACAAAATTTAACAGTTGAAAGATTCACACAGATATACCAGAGCACGAGTCCTGCGGAATCTTTTGATTTAATTTCCAAACTGGCACCATTTCCGGTGCGCAGGAAAGGAGGAACATTCATAGGGGTCAGAATGGGAAGACCGGAAAAAGCAAAGGAAAGGATGATGAAACCTCCGGTTCATGTCTTGTTTCCTGTTGGTCAGGAGGGTGGAAAAGAAAGAAACATAGTAGAGGCGGAGAAAGTTTCAACAGAGATCGCGATAATAACCTGCAAAAAGTGCGGGAAGAGACTCATAGGAAGAAAGTGCGATTTTTGCGGCGGCGAGGGGGAATACAAGACCGGATGTCCCGAATGTGGTCAGACCGGTGAAGGCCGCTGCACCATTCACAAAAAATCATCTTCTCCGTTCGCAAAGATAACGATTGACGTCAGAGAACTTCTTAAAAAAGCCTTGGAGAAAATAGGCGAGGAAAAGCCATCTCTTCTGAAAGGAGTTCAGGGATTGACGAGTGAGTGTAAAATTCCCGAGCCTCTCGAGAAGGGAATTCTTCGAGCCAAACACAGGGTGTTTATCTTCAAGGATGGAACAATCAGGTTTGATGCAACAAATGTTCCGCTCACCCACTTTAGACCCAAGGAGATAGGCGTCTCTGTTGAAATGTTGAGAAAACTTGGTTATGAGAAAGACATCTATGGGAATCAGCTCGAAAGGGATGACCAGCTGCTCGAGCTTAAGGTTCAGGATTTGGTGATATCTAAGAAAGCAGCGGATTACCTCCTGCGCGTTTCAAAGTTTCTCGATGAACTGCTAGTCAAGTTTTACGAGCTTGAACCCTTCTACAATCTGAAGTCGCAGGAAGATCTCGTCGGTCATCTTGTTCTTGCTCTTGCCCCTCACACGTCGGTTGGGGTTGTCGGTAGAATAATCGGCTTTGTCGACGCAAACGTTTATTACGCACACCCATATTTCCATGCGGCGAAGAGGAGAGATTGTGATGGGGACGAAGATTGCGTGATGCTTCTCTTGGATCCATTGATAAACTTCAGCAGAAGGTTCCTTCCGGCCGGCAGGGGCGGAAGAATGGATGCCCCACTGGTTCTTAATCCGTTTGTAGATCCCGAAGAGGTCGACAAGGAAGTTCACAACATGGATATCATGTGGAGATATCCGCTGGAGTTCTATGAAGCAACTTGGGAAGGAAAAAGTCTATCAGAGGTTTTGCAATTTATGGAAACCGTTGCTAAGAGACTTGGAACGGAGAAGCAATATGAGAGATTCGGATTCACCCTTGACACGAGCGACATCGCAGGCGGACCAAAAGAGTCCGCGTATTCAGTTTTGGAAACAATGGAGGAGAAAGTGAAGTTGCAGCTAGAGCTTGGCAAAGTTATAAGATCTGTCGATGAAAGGACAGTTGCAGAGATAATCGTTGAGCATCACTTCTTGAGAGACATGAAGGGAAATATGAGAACATTTGGTTCACAGAAAGTCAGATGCATTGTGTGTAACAAAAAATACAGAAGAATCCCGCTTAAGGGTATTTGCGATTGTGGTGGTAAGCTGGTTCTCACCGTCTCACGTGGAAACATAGAGAAATACATGCAGATGGCATGGCAGATCGCGAAGAAGTACTCTGTGAGCGAATATACCAAACAGAGACTGATGCTGATGAAGAAGGAAATAGAATCCATCTTCGAAAGTGATGAGATAAAGCAGGTCAGTTTAGCAGACTTTCTGTAA
- a CDS encoding HAD-IIA family hydrolase — protein MRFDLFFIDLDGVVFLGEKLISGAKEAIKKLEMRKKKVIFLTNNSTLSREGYARKFAKFGIDVKPSQIITSGYATAAYLKEKCPEAKVFVVGETGLREELNAAKLKIVKNARQATHVVVGLDRKLTYRKLAEATSALLSGAEIVATNADPTYPTDRGLAPGAGAIVAALSASSGKKPEIVGKPSTFMLELGLKMTKVPKEKAVIVGDRQDVDVVVGKAAGLSTVLVLTGVTKEISQTLPQPDFVFNSLREVVDDASFA, from the coding sequence ATGAGGTTTGATCTCTTCTTCATCGATTTGGATGGCGTAGTTTTTCTGGGAGAGAAGCTCATTTCTGGGGCTAAAGAAGCGATTAAAAAGCTGGAAATGAGGAAAAAGAAAGTGATTTTTCTAACGAACAACTCGACTCTTTCTAGAGAAGGTTATGCGAGAAAATTTGCAAAGTTCGGGATAGATGTGAAACCTTCCCAAATAATAACATCTGGCTATGCCACGGCTGCATATTTGAAAGAAAAATGTCCTGAAGCAAAGGTTTTTGTTGTGGGAGAAACTGGTTTACGAGAAGAATTGAATGCGGCTAAATTGAAGATTGTTAAAAATGCTCGGCAAGCGACGCATGTCGTGGTGGGTCTCGATCGCAAACTCACGTACAGGAAGCTAGCAGAGGCGACTTCGGCTTTACTTTCCGGAGCAGAAATCGTTGCAACGAATGCAGACCCAACATATCCGACCGATCGCGGTCTGGCTCCGGGAGCTGGAGCAATAGTAGCCGCTCTCTCTGCGAGTAGTGGTAAAAAACCTGAGATTGTTGGAAAGCCATCCACTTTCATGCTCGAGCTTGGTCTCAAAATGACTAAAGTACCAAAAGAAAAAGCTGTGATTGTCGGGGACAGGCAAGATGTGGATGTTGTGGTCGGCAAGGCTGCAGGATTGTCAACTGTTCTAGTCTTGACCGGAGTGACAAAGGAGATATCTCAAACTCTTCCACAGCCGGATTTCGTTTTTAACTCGCTGAGAGAGGTTGTTGATGATGCAAGCTTCGCCTGA
- a CDS encoding DNA-directed DNA polymerase II small subunit has translation METAEIARKFARESLLLTEEALNLILSSENVEMAVEKVIQGLKDKHGALVMVGAEIVKEILQPEVKPLLEPSKPVEEAKPEPEPIVGELTHKKFRPISAEYEHKVKVLKDVTGKSLGKGTIEDFHRIFMSRFEKLSKILRERPRFERALSISSLRSFNGEKVAVIGMVKDKKVLKGGTIAIEIEDPTGSVMVFVSRNRQVLEKAEKVVPDEVIGVEGRVNFDYNKLRIFADDIEWPGVPVKREVRKAEIPVSVAMLSDLHVGSDKFLENVFMKFVRWLKEGGETEKEREIAGNVKYIIIAGDLVDGIGVYPEQYDELLVPDVFKQYAVAAKILSELPEHILLIISPGNHDAVRSAEPQPAIQKDVCPELYNDLKAVMVGNPALVSIEGVHFQIYHGRSFDDIVCSVPGLRREEPTGLMELMLEKRHLAPIYGGKVMFAPEREDLLVIDEIPDVFHTGHLHIFGKKKYKEVFLVNSGTFQERTEYMKKLGVTPTPGIVPILNLMSHQLDVVKFI, from the coding sequence TTGGAAACTGCGGAGATTGCGAGGAAATTTGCTCGAGAGAGTCTCCTGCTGACTGAAGAAGCGCTAAATCTCATTCTCTCGTCTGAGAATGTCGAGATGGCTGTTGAAAAAGTCATTCAGGGTTTGAAGGATAAACATGGGGCTCTCGTGATGGTCGGCGCGGAAATCGTTAAGGAAATACTTCAGCCAGAGGTAAAACCACTGCTTGAACCGTCAAAACCAGTGGAAGAGGCTAAACCCGAACCTGAACCGATCGTTGGGGAGCTGACGCATAAGAAATTCAGACCAATCTCCGCCGAATATGAGCATAAGGTGAAGGTTCTGAAGGATGTTACGGGGAAGAGTCTAGGAAAGGGCACAATCGAAGATTTCCACAGGATTTTCATGAGCAGGTTCGAGAAGCTATCGAAGATTCTTAGAGAAAGACCAAGATTTGAGCGGGCTCTTTCGATATCATCTTTACGCAGCTTCAATGGAGAAAAAGTTGCCGTGATAGGAATGGTGAAAGATAAAAAAGTTCTAAAGGGTGGAACAATCGCAATAGAGATTGAAGATCCAACGGGCAGCGTAATGGTTTTTGTGTCCAGAAATAGGCAGGTTCTTGAGAAGGCCGAAAAGGTTGTTCCCGATGAAGTGATTGGTGTTGAAGGGAGAGTAAATTTCGATTATAATAAGCTTAGAATTTTTGCGGACGATATCGAGTGGCCAGGAGTTCCGGTTAAAAGAGAAGTAAGAAAAGCGGAAATTCCGGTCTCTGTAGCCATGCTCTCAGATTTACACGTAGGAAGCGACAAGTTCCTAGAGAATGTCTTCATGAAGTTCGTCAGGTGGCTCAAGGAAGGAGGAGAGACGGAGAAAGAGAGAGAAATAGCAGGAAACGTCAAATATATCATAATCGCAGGAGATCTGGTGGATGGAATAGGAGTTTATCCCGAGCAATATGATGAACTTTTGGTTCCAGATGTATTCAAGCAGTATGCGGTTGCTGCGAAAATTCTCTCCGAGCTGCCTGAGCACATCTTGCTCATAATCTCGCCGGGAAACCACGATGCTGTTAGATCCGCTGAGCCCCAACCGGCAATCCAGAAGGATGTATGCCCCGAGCTCTATAATGATCTTAAAGCAGTCATGGTTGGGAATCCGGCCTTGGTTTCCATAGAAGGGGTTCATTTTCAGATATATCATGGACGAAGTTTTGACGACATAGTTTGCTCGGTCCCTGGATTAAGAAGGGAAGAGCCGACAGGTTTGATGGAACTGATGTTGGAGAAGAGACATCTGGCACCGATTTACGGTGGAAAAGTTATGTTTGCTCCGGAACGCGAGGATCTGTTGGTCATAGATGAGATCCCCGATGTTTTCCACACAGGACACTTACATATATTTGGAAAGAAGAAATACAAAGAAGTCTTTCTTGTGAATTCCGGAACCTTCCAAGAGAGAACAGAGTACATGAAAAAGCTGGGCGTAACACCTACGCCTGGTATAGTGCCAATTCTTAATCTAATGTCACATCAACTTGATGTGGTGAAATTCATATGA